A segment of the Juglans regia cultivar Chandler chromosome 15, Walnut 2.0, whole genome shotgun sequence genome:
TGTGAGAGAGGCTAGTTCTGATCTTGTGGCAATGACTCTTCAGGTATATATTGCCATTACTTAATTGTCGTGTGCATGTGTTTACGAAACTTATATCGGTCTCTTACTGCTTATCTCATAGAAACAAGGAGAAGGATATGTATCTCGGTTAAAAAGTGGTGTTGAGTGGTAAGAGTCAGCCTTTTTCCATTTGCAAAGGCAGGGAATTGGTGGGGTTCGTTGAAAAGACAAAATgactgccttttttttttttttttttttgcaatttacTTGTAGAGACTCGAATATATGGAAATGGCATGGGGATTTCCGATCCAAAGTTATTTAGGCTTCAGGCGCAGTGGCATAAAAGCCGTGTACTAAGTGCTCTGGCTGTGCGGAGTAAGCACTAGATTCACTATCCTTTCAATTAGAATAATGAGTAGGCGATCACATTCGTGGAGGATATTAATTAGGATATTTGAGTTCGAACCACAGTACTCttttcattgatttgaggaTGAATATAAGGATTATAACTATAGATTGAGAAAGGAAAGGTTTCAAATAACAAACCTCCTTTCCGGAGTTTACAGCCATTCCACCctccctcccccctctctctcactccctaTCTATTTATATCACCAACATAGGAATGAAAAATTTAGACTTCTTATGCATAGTATGAGTGGAGAACTGCTATTGTCTTCTATTGGAAGCCAATGTTTTCAAACATTGACTATAAGCAGATGCACTTTTGAACAATTGCATGTAAAAGCATGCAGTGACTCTTTTGGGACCTCGAGTTCGCTGTTATGCAGATAGAATACATTGCATAGAAACCAAGAAAAGTGTTCATTTTTAAACACGTAACGTGGTGCTACTAAGTTTTGCAATGAAGAAGAATTATTAAATTGATTCCAATTTTGAAGAGAAGGAAACTTATTACATTACTCTTCACTTGCATTTAGCAGCAGGATGAAGGAAAAACGTCAGATGCCTCTGTAACAGCTGGTAACTACCGCTCTGATGGCTCTGCACAGACTGAAACAGTGGTCCAGAAGGAGGAGATATGTTCATTTGGGGATTACGCTACACCTAaggttttattctctttgcAACCTTATATTCAGCCTTTCATTCGTTGGGAATAAATTCGCCAAAGGACATATAACttgtgattttaattattttcatctgtTCTTTCATGTTTGAGCAGGTAAGGAAACCCTACACCATCgttaaacaaagagaaaaatggaCAGAAGAAGAGCATCGGAAGTTTCTTGAAGCCTTGAAGCTGTTTGGTCGTGGTTGGCGTCAAATCGAAGGTAAGCTTGGTGTATGATGATTTGCTTGGAACAGTTCTCATGTCTGTTGGCTGTCCAATCAGATTGAAGTTACTCTTAATTTTATGCAGCACATGTAGGCACCAAAACTGCAGTTCAGATCCGAAGTCATGCTCAAAAATTTTTCTCTAAGGTTAAATGATTATGTTTCAGTGTCTAGTTACTATTGTGATGCacacatttgatcataaacTACAGTAGCTCAGCTTTGTTTGTGGGTTTGTCTAATTGGCATCTTTCCTCCgcattaatttgttttttgcttgCTGGTTTCAGGTGGTACGGGCATCCAGTGGTAGCACTGAAAACACCATAGAACCAGTTGAGATACCACCTCCACGGCCAAAGAAGAAACCCTCACATCCTTATCCACGTAAATCAGTTGATTCCCTTAATGGGATATCAGTTACAAATCAATTAGAAAGGTCTCCATCTCCAAATTTATTGGTGGGGGAGAAAGACACCAAATCTCCCACTTCAGTTCTCTCTGCATCTGGGTCAGATTCATTGGGGTCTGCAGTTTCAGAGCAGCTCAATGCTTGTTCTTCCCCTAATTCCTGCACAACTGACATGCACTCAAGTACCACCTCACCTGTTGAGAAGGAGAATGTACACATGACATCCAATTCCACTgtccaagaagaaaaagatcCTTTTTCATCAACGCCTCAGTGCTTTTTGTCCATGGTACAATGAACTGTTATATTTATCCTTCAACTAAGTCCAAGTTGGATGATTCCTGTTAACCTGTTTGCTGGGCAAAATTCTGACTCTCTCTTCTCGTTATGAATGTACAGAAATTGGAGTTAGCTTCCAAGGATACTCTAGGCAACATGGGAGATGAAGCCACAGGAGCACCCATTACAAGCATCAAACTTTTTGGAAGGACGGTTGTGGTAACAGATTTCCAAAGACCATGTTCTTCAGGGTCAGAGAATAGTGAGTCATTGCCATCTGATGAGAGTCCAGAGAACATTGATACTGAGAGGCTTGttaattataattgtgaatcATTGCCATGTCGAGCCCCAGATAGACGCATGGAACATCGAAAAGAGAACACCGACTCTGCAGAAGCCAACCATTATGCTTCTCTGCCATGGTGGACTCGGTACCAAGGTCTGCCATTTTATTGCTCTCCCTCATATAACCAAACCTCAGTTCAAGTACCTACAGGTTACTGTGTTGAAGAAGAAACGAACGAGAGGGATATTGGGAAGGAAAAATCTTGTACTGGCTCGAACTCTGCAATAATTAATGAAGtggaaaatggagagaagaatTTAGTTGGTGTTGATTCTGAGGCTCAAGAAACTCTTGTTGAGAGAAGGATGATTAGCCCCTGCAACCATAAGAAGGGATTTGTTCCCTACAAAAGATGTCGAGCAGAGAGAGATGCGAACTCATCAATGATGGTTATGGAGGAGAGGGAGGGACAAAGAGCTCGAGTTTGCTCGTAGGGCCCCCAGTGCATATCCATTTGACCTTCACGTAAGGAACTAATGGTAATTCTGCTCACTTTCTCCAGAAGAGCTACCCTTCAAGTCACTCCCTAAAGTGGAAATCTTTAGAAAGTCGAGAACTAATTAATGGTAGCAATGGCATGGTTTTGGCAGAAAGAGTAACGCTAGATGCAAGCTTTTTGAATTGTATCTGTGGCTTTCCGAAACCTCTCCTGCTTGTTTCTTTCGACCTTTCCCTCCTCCACTGCAAGATTCCACTCAGGAACCAAGTTGTAAATGTTTTGAGTAGCATGTTGCTTTGCCGCCATCTTTATATCAGTGTCTGAAAATTCCTTTCAAACATAATGTTGAATGATACTTCATATGTCAAatgaaaaacactttttttttttttaattttattttacggGAACCTCTCTAAGGCAGGGCTTTCGGACCCATTTGTACAGATTAAATTTCAGTTCCGTGCACCTTATTTTCAGAAGTTTTTCATACACGGAATTGAGTAAGTCACTGACTTTTCACTAGGAGATGTGGTTTCAAATGATTGTTTGGTttcaaatgattgtttgcataCATGAGGTATCAAACCTTGGATCTTGAGGAATTACCGAAGTTTTCACCACTTAGGCCAATCCCATAGAGTTGAAAAATACTCCATTTAACTAAactagaaaattttatattttgattttcaaaaattttattgaacaaATTGAGATACAAATTTTGCTCGAGCGAAGAGaggaatttttgtttatattctaAGTATGTCTTAAATATGCTACGAGTTGAGGAGAAAAAAAGGCGaaactattaaattataaaaaagatatgGTAACTTAAATAAAGGAAGTGTGAACAGGAAAATAATGGAGATTTGGTTTGAATTATTGGTTCTGAAACAAGCATAAGTTTTTTTATAGGACTTGAATATCCTGCAGATATGGGTGCCCACTGCCCATAACTCCCATATTTGAGGTATATGTATTATTGATAGTAACAGGTGATGATGCTGTCTAAGCTGCCTTTTTGTGCAGTGGGTTTTTACTCACCCTGAGTAGTGAAATGTTacagtttgattttttttttcaaaaaaataaaaataaaatcttttaattggGAATGCCAACTGCAATCTTATATCGAGcattaatattggttttattaaaattatcttcaaaatttgataaaaagtatatattttctataaattcaaaatctctctAGGCATAacttcacattggattagtcaaaataatattataatattatttttttaatgataatatttttaatttttttatattttacaattacactaactatatgttaattaataataatatttcttccttcacatatttcaaaacggaacacaaaaataaaagtgaaaggGCGTTGGAGGGAAGTGAAAACTGTGAAAACTGAAAACTGAAAAGCAAAGCAATTGGgatcatttttataataaaatattaattttgaagatgaatagtacatcttcaaatttgaagatatacttaaaattactgtAACTCATGGTTTaaacttttactttttgaagaAGCCAATGTAAACCATTTTATctacatttcttcaaattttgaaaatgcattAGCTTTTGAAGAAGCCAACGCCAGTGCTTACAAAATCTTGACTTAAATCCATTAGATTAAGAGCCATGGGCACATTCTCATTGATCAATTAGTGTTGAGGATATGACAAAGTTGGCAAACAGAAGCAGAATACCAGTTGCACCAAGACTCACCCACGTCCATGGCAGCAACCAGTGACTTTCACTTGCTGTAATGTACGTCAAGCCAGAGAATCTCACATCCCTACTCACCATCTTAGTATATTTTGGGGCAAACTGTCCTAAAGTGACAATTATCAACCACAAATTCAGCATAAAACGACAACACTTTTCAAGAATCGTTAATGGCATAGAACTGACCAAAAACAGATTTGACCCAATTCCAAACAAGGAAATTAAGAAGCAGCTAGGTGACTAGTGAAGTAAAGCTAGTAAGTTTCGGCTTTGGAAGTGATTGGATTGGTCTAGTTCAAGATTCACCAAGTAGCTTAATCTCCAACTCAGAAATTTTGATTCCCACCATTGATGAACGCCTCTTCTGTTGTGGATTCCAAACTGCTATAATCATCGACATGATTCCTTTTAGAAAGTTGGATATCCTCCATTAAATCTACCTGATCTGTAATTTCCCtgtctacttcattgtccaaaTGCACATCAACATCCTCATTCTCTTCATGCTTGCGTATCAAATGGGGACCCCACAACTTTTAAAGAGAACTGGTTTTGATCTTGAGCCAGAATAAAACTTAACTCTGAGATTAACGTACCCTTGGACCTCAGAAAACTTCAGAAACAAGTATTCCAGCCATACATGAACTGAGCCCATTTCATGAGATGATCGGTATAGAGTATGCCTTGATATACCATTGACAATGATCTCCATACGAATAGGGTGGTGTTCTAAGTGCAAGAATGAGTGCAATAACAACAGCACACAAAGCAATTCCTATGTTCTCATCCAAATATAGGGGCCCCTCAATATTTATTTCACATGAAACACCATTTGAAGTCTTCTTTTGATGGTCGAACCATTGTGGCATCGTATCTCCAGGAAACACAATGCCTCCTTTAAGGTTCTCAAGGTGCCCCtattaaatgaatttttcaagttttcgacagtaaaatttataaatcaagcCACGCAAAAATGCATTAGGCCCCCCAAATAATAATGCATTGCAATTGACAAACAATCTAAAGCCTTTTCATCTTCTTGAATGCTTTAGAACCCAAACGTATGACATCTCGTTTCGGCAGCTCTACCAGTATGCCTTCAATTTTGTTTGTCCTTAGTAACAACAATGGGTAAGTATACCAAGAATAAGACtccacattttataattttgtcagCATTGTCTTTCTTCATATTTACTTgttaataaagaaaaacaagatgcaCATAAAAACTATATCTGTTCTGTAATTGGGCAATTGTGGATGATGTGATTCTTACCATATTTTCTTCTAGAACATATCGAACATCTTCATGAAACCACAACCTACTGCGTCTTCCAGGTTCTTTGGGTGCTTCTTGTCGAACAATTTCTCTTCCCATATCTTATATCTTGTATTAAGTCATGCATGACCAATATATCAAACTCATCCTTAGTAATAAGAGATTTATCCATAATCACTTTGATTCCAATCTTTGGAAAGAAGCTACAACCCTCCAGTATATTAATGACATATCCAACCTGTCAATGTCAAGAAAGATATTCTTCTCATTTTTATCTAATCCATCATAACTTATTCTAAGTATTTCTTGAATATTCTTTGGAGGGCTTATTCGATACTTTTACAATACACCTTTCCATTGATGTATATCTCTACCATATAGATAAGAACCTAGTACTGTTAAAGCTATTGGAAGACCTCCAGCATAATGCAGTGCATGTTCTATTAGTTCAACAAAATCATCATTAGGTTTGTCAGGCTTGTCACTTTTGAAGGCATGCCGACTAAATAGCTGAAGAGATTCATTGTGATCCAATTTCTTCGCCTTGTATGTCAAATCAACTTCCTATACCAAACCAATCACATCCTTCAGCTAATGTTTCTAATTgatccacatcatcaagaacTAAAAGAACATTTTTACAGCAAAGTCTCTTCCTTATCATATTTATTCCTTGATCAGTATTAACAACCTTTAAATCTGAGTCTCCCAAGACCTTGTAAAGAAGTGTCTTCTGCATTTGGATTAGACCGCACTCTCGCTTTGAActttctctaatattttcaagaaaacaagtACCTTCAAATCGATAAGCAATTAAGTTATAGATTGCTTTGGCAATAGTTGTCTTACCAATTCCGCCAATTCCCACCATGCGAATGTCATTTATTTCAATACTCAAAAGAGCATTGATGTCATGTATGCAAGATTCTATTCCAATTGGATACTTAGcaacatttaaatatgtatGACATTTAAGACCACTTGAACAACTTCATGGATAAATTCAGGCTCCTTCCTATCAATGCAAaagatacaataaaaaataaaataaaataaaaaacaataagcGGGTCAGATTTCTCAAACGAGGCCTAGGAATATGatccaaataaatttatatttctctttctccaaaTGAAAATTGGAAAGGATAAAATAtcgttttcaaatatttaacttgataataaaatgcattttttctatatatcttGCACCATTCAATAATTTGTAATATCTTTCCACAGGACCAAAATTTACTAGAGTACTTCATGTTCAAGCTTTAGAATTTAGAGTGCATgagaaaaaaacatacaaaataagtttctcaatatttattaaatatttaatgctaTCCGAAATATTCATTTACATCgataaatgatcaataaatgatattataatatttatagatatatatatatatatttaggccTAAACCTTAAGTTTGTTAGGTTTATGggagtttggatagtgaattgagttcagatgaaagttgaaaattaaataaaatattattaaaatattaattttttatattattattattttagaatttgaaaaaaatgaattgtttattatattttgtgtaggaatttaaaaaatttataataattagatgagatgatatgaaatgagtaaaagactttttgtatccaaacctccctACTTGACTTGTTGATTTATCTCATTGATTGAGATTATGGTCAtcaggaaggaagaagaagaaaaaactaataataataattaaaaaaaaaaactcatttgcttttatttaaataattcaaaggAGTAACAACAAATAAGGAAGCAACTTgactcatgaaaagaaaaattaatgtaTTTTCTTATTCATGCTTTGGACCcctataattaagaaaattacaattatgtccctgttagtataatattaaatgctacaataaattaaatgttttcaaatttaagtATGGTCTTGATGAAATATAATCCCTAAAAAAGAGTCATGATGAATAACAAGTATCTTTACATGTTAGGCAGCTTCAAATATCTTACTTAAAATGGGTGGGCTTAATTAAATGGCTGAATTTACATAGCTTTTCATTTTAgaattgaagtatttttttatccaaaataatgACACAAAAAAGACTAAAACATTGCAGAAGAAGCCAGGTGTGGTTGATTTTAGTGATTCAAAGATATATATTGTCTATGGACGTATCATCATAAGGATTTGAAATAAagtaaagaaatatt
Coding sequences within it:
- the LOC108993213 gene encoding protein REVEILLE 7-like isoform X1, which encodes MTLQQQDEGKTSDASVTAGNYRSDGSAQTETVVQKEEICSFGDYATPKVRKPYTIVKQREKWTEEEHRKFLEALKLFGRGWRQIEAHVGTKTAVQIRSHAQKFFSKVVRASSGSTENTIEPVEIPPPRPKKKPSHPYPRKSVDSLNGISVTNQLERSPSPNLLVGEKDTKSPTSVLSASGSDSLGSAVSEQLNACSSPNSCTTDMHSSTTSPVEKENVHMTSNSTVQEEKDPFSSTPQCFLSMKLELASKDTLGNMGDEATGAPITSIKLFGRTVVVTDFQRPCSSGSENSESLPSDESPENIDTERLVNYNCESLPCRAPDRRMEHRKENTDSAEANHYASLPWWTRYQGLPFYCSPSYNQTSVQVPTGYCVEEETNERDIGKEKSCTGSNSAIINEVENGEKNLVGVDSEAQETLVERRMISPCNHKKGFVPYKRCRAERDANSSMMVMEEREGQRARVCS
- the LOC108993213 gene encoding protein REVEILLE 7-like isoform X2, whose product is MTLQQDEGKTSDASVTAGNYRSDGSAQTETVVQKEEICSFGDYATPKVRKPYTIVKQREKWTEEEHRKFLEALKLFGRGWRQIEAHVGTKTAVQIRSHAQKFFSKVVRASSGSTENTIEPVEIPPPRPKKKPSHPYPRKSVDSLNGISVTNQLERSPSPNLLVGEKDTKSPTSVLSASGSDSLGSAVSEQLNACSSPNSCTTDMHSSTTSPVEKENVHMTSNSTVQEEKDPFSSTPQCFLSMKLELASKDTLGNMGDEATGAPITSIKLFGRTVVVTDFQRPCSSGSENSESLPSDESPENIDTERLVNYNCESLPCRAPDRRMEHRKENTDSAEANHYASLPWWTRYQGLPFYCSPSYNQTSVQVPTGYCVEEETNERDIGKEKSCTGSNSAIINEVENGEKNLVGVDSEAQETLVERRMISPCNHKKGFVPYKRCRAERDANSSMMVMEEREGQRARVCS